Part of the Brassica oleracea var. oleracea cultivar TO1000 chromosome C8, BOL, whole genome shotgun sequence genome is shown below.
TTCCGACGAAATACGTCGTCGGAAATAATTCCTCGGAATTTCTTTTTTCCTCTGAAATCCCTCGGAATTTTCCGACCGAATTCCGAGGAAATTCTGAGGATCCCTTGTTTGTCGGAAAAGTCCTCGGAATATACCGAGGTAGAACTTCGTCGGGATAATTCCTCGGAAGTTCATCGATCGATGCGTGTTTGGACATATATACATCGATCGATAGGAGTATACCGACGGACTTTTTCCTCGGTTTATTCCGAGGAACTGTTCCCTCGGTATATTCCGAGGGATCCGTTCCTCGGAATTTTTCGAGGGATTTGTCCCTCGGAAAATTCCGAGGGAAATACGGTTGAACTTACCATGCGATCTCCGAGAGTGGCAATAGATTGAGAACTCAAGTTATGCTTGTAGATGCCCTTTCCTTTAAGGTCGCTCCTGCGGTTGGTGGAGTTCGTGGAAGAAGTTTCTTTCATCTCCTCCTTATCCCAATACGCACACAACTCCTTCCAGACCGTGTCGTTCNNNNNNNNNNNNNNNNNNNNNNNNNNNNNNNNNNNNNNNNNNNNNNNNNNNNNNNNNNNNNNNNNNNNNNNNNNNNNNNNNNNNNNNNNNNNNNNNNNNNCGACGGAATTCCGACGGACAAAACTAGTTCGTCGGAATTTCCTCGGAGTTTTGTAAAATCCCACAACGGCTCTCCAACGGCTATAATATTTCCTCGGAATTCATCGGTTTTTTCTGAGGAACAGAGTTTTCCTCGGAATTTCCTCGGAATATTCCGACGGACTGTAGTTTCCTCGGAATCCCGTCGGTATATTCCGAGGAAATTCCGAGGAAACCAAATTTTGTGTTTCCTCGGAATTTCCTCGGAAATTCCTCGGTATATTCCGAGGATTTCATTTTCCGTCGGAATGTCCGTCAGAATATCGCTGTTTTCTTGTAGTGAATAAATTTAACATTTCATCGGAAAAAAAAAAATTTCAATACAGACCATAACTGTGGGGAACGATTGCGCCAGTAACATTTAAGTGAGGAACAATTGTGTTTATTCTGAATAGATTTGTATGAAGATCACTTTATCAAAGTCCCTAAACTAATCATCTTATATAGTTACAGACAGATAGATGATCATGAGGCTGCTGGGTAATGGTAACAAATAAACCTTTAAAACCTAAACCCATAAAAGAAGCTTTAACATTTTTTTGACCAGCTTAAAAGATGTAAACACATTACAAACACAATCAAAATCATGGTGGTTGGATAGAGAGATCATCAGACAGGAGTTGTATCGTTGCTTTCTTCCGAGAAGACTTGTGTTATTCATCCCGCAGAAAGTAACTCCAGACTGTAACTATTTCTTCAGATCATCAACACGCTGAAAAAACGCAAAAGACGCGCCAAAAAAAAAGTCATGATTATAGAATGTTCATCCAGAATAAGATGTTGACAGAAAGCAAAGCTACAGAATAAGAAGAAGACACTAAAAATATCTTTTGATATAAAATAATTTAAAAATGATATCTTTGTCGAAGATTTTCCTTAGAACGCGTTTTGCTTCTCTGTCTCCCCTCCTTCGTTATATATCCCTCTGTCCACTTATTCAATTCCTCGCGTCTGTTTCTTCTCTCTAATCTCTAATTTTTTTTTTGGTCAATCTTCTCTCTAACTAACAAAACACAACAATAAAACCCAACATTTTCATACACAGATACTCATTACCCGACACCAAGAGGTAAAGAGAAAAGACATACTTTACAGGTAACTTTGTTTTGTCTTTTTGGCGACAAGTGTGTCTATTCTTAATCATTCCTCTCTGTTTCTCCTTTGCTTTTTACACATTCTCTGAGCTGTTTTTTTTTAAAAAATATCTGTTTCTTGTTTTTCTACCCGAAATATCCTAAATTGATTCGTTCTGTCTGTCTCTTTGCAACTCTGTCCATGGATTCAGATTATCATCGCCGTGGTCTGGCGGTAAGATTTATATCCAAAAGCTTCGATTTTTTTCCTCCAAAATCTCTCTCTAGTTTCCAAACTGGTGTTCTTAAGAGTATAATCAGCTCGTGGGTTTGTGTGAAGGTCTTAACTTTATCATGAATCTCGAATCAATACGCTATATTAGATCGTAAATTGTTTCTGTCGGTTTCAAGAAACTTTTTTTTTGGCTCTGTAATGATATGACATTTTCAGGCGAACGATACTTCACCAGGCAACTTTGTTCGGCTTGATAAACCGAGAGCTGTAGACGATCTTTACATAGGCAAGAGAGGGAAGATGCGTAGGTGGTTGTGCTGCGTTTGCCACGTCGAAGAGCCTTACCATTCTCCTGAAAATGAACACCTGAGTAGTCCTAAGCACTATAATGATAAGAAACCACAGGCTGCTGTGAAGCCTGATGTGTTAAAGGAGCCTCCAGCTATTGATGTCCCTGCGTTGTCATTGGATGAGTTGAAAGAGAAGACTGATAACTTTGGATCAAAGGTGTTGATCGGTGAAGGATCATACGGAAGAGCTTACTACGCAACTTTGGAAGATGGGAAAGCCGTGGCGGTCAAGAAGCTTGATAACGCAGCTGAGCCTGAATCGAACTTCGAGTTCTTGACTCAGGTCTCGAGGGTCTCGAAGCTGCGGAATGAGAATTTCGTTCAGCTGTTTGGTTACTGTGTTGAAGGGAACCTTCGTGTTCTTGCTTATGAGTTTGCTACGATGGGATCTTTACATGATGTTCTACACGGGAGGAAAGGTGTGCAAGGAGCGCAGCCAGGTCCAGCTCTTGATTGGATCCAACGTGTTAGAATAGCAGTTGATGCGGCTAAGGGACTTGAGTATTTACATGAGAAGGTTCAGCCTGCGGTGATACATAGAGATGTTCGGTCTAGCAATGTGCTTCTCTTTGAAGAGTTTAAAGCCAAGATTGCTGATTTTAATTTGTCGAATCAGTCTCCTGATATGGCTGCTCGTCTTCATTCTACTAGAGTTTTGGGAACGTTTGGTTACCATGCACCAGAGTAATGAATGCTTCTGAATCAACAACAACGGTTCTTGAGGAAATAGAGATTGTTAACTTTTAGTGTTTTGGTGTTGCAGGTATGCGATGACTGGTCAACTGACGCAGAAGAGTGATGTTTATAGTTTTGGTGTGGTGCTTTTGGAGCTCTTGACTGGTAGAAAGCCTGTTGATCATACGATGCCTCGTGGCCAACAAAGTCTTGTCACTTGGGCCACTCCAAGGCTGAGTGAAGACAAAGTGAAGCAATGTGTTGATCCGAAACTCAAAGGAGAGTATCCTCCTAAAGCAGTTGCAAAGGTAAAAAAAAACCTTCATGTTTCGTTATGGGTTTCATCTCTAAAACTTTTGAGGCTAGTCATGTAATGTTTTCTTCTCTTCTTTTTCTTGTGTGTTTAGCTTGCGGCTGTTGCAGCCTTGTGTGTGCAATACGAATCAGAGTTTAGGCCGAACATGAGCATTGTGGTTAAAGCTCTACAACCTTTGTTGAGGTCATCAACACCAGCAGCTACTCCACCCCAGGAAACTTAATCCTTCTATGTAATAGTGGGAGATTGGTTTTGTTTTTATGTGTTGCCATATCATGCAAATATATTCATACCAAACAAATATATGTGTTGCTGCCTCTTTACAATTGTGTGGTGGAGTCATTTGATTCTTATAATTCTATTTATTTGTGATTATTTTTTGAGTTTTTTCTTCTTTACTTTTCAGTTTCCTCGTACAAT
Proteins encoded:
- the LOC106311922 gene encoding PTI1-like tyrosine-protein kinase 3 isoform X2, coding for MRRWLCCVCHVEEPYHSPENEHLSSPKHYNDKKPQAAVKPDVLKEPPAIDVPALSLDELKEKTDNFGSKVLIGEGSYGRAYYATLEDGKAVAVKKLDNAAEPESNFEFLTQVSRVSKLRNENFVQLFGYCVEGNLRVLAYEFATMGSLHDVLHGRKGVQGAQPGPALDWIQRVRIAVDAAKGLEYLHEKVQPAVIHRDVRSSNVLLFEEFKAKIADFNLSNQSPDMAARLHSTRVLGTFGYHAPEYAMTGQLTQKSDVYSFGVVLLELLTGRKPVDHTMPRGQQSLVTWATPRLSEDKVKQCVDPKLKGEYPPKAVAKLAAVAALCVQYESEFRPNMSIVVKALQPLLRSSTPAATPPQET
- the LOC106311922 gene encoding PTI1-like tyrosine-protein kinase 3 isoform X1, with the translated sequence MDSDYHRRGLAANDTSPGNFVRLDKPRAVDDLYIGKRGKMRRWLCCVCHVEEPYHSPENEHLSSPKHYNDKKPQAAVKPDVLKEPPAIDVPALSLDELKEKTDNFGSKVLIGEGSYGRAYYATLEDGKAVAVKKLDNAAEPESNFEFLTQVSRVSKLRNENFVQLFGYCVEGNLRVLAYEFATMGSLHDVLHGRKGVQGAQPGPALDWIQRVRIAVDAAKGLEYLHEKVQPAVIHRDVRSSNVLLFEEFKAKIADFNLSNQSPDMAARLHSTRVLGTFGYHAPEYAMTGQLTQKSDVYSFGVVLLELLTGRKPVDHTMPRGQQSLVTWATPRLSEDKVKQCVDPKLKGEYPPKAVAKLAAVAALCVQYESEFRPNMSIVVKALQPLLRSSTPAATPPQET